A window of the Isosphaera pallida ATCC 43644 genome harbors these coding sequences:
- a CDS encoding DUF1592 domain-containing protein has translation MRFARLTPAATDERPNIGPTALAAWCLVGLHLGSFAEATPVAQESEPSAGSPSRFEASVRPLLVKHCLDCHNAVRKKGGIDLDQPVDDHAVGRDADFWLRVADVLEDRSMPPADRSQPSEEARQAAFHTLEALINEAQRPNDPGPGPIQRLTHRQYDYALFDLLGITEPLSKRFPADGAGGEGFQNNGSTLFVPPILLEQYLAAASQAVETADPSRYLVARPGGDSGLEPRQAARAVLARFARKAFRRPIDDAELERLLTLYQKAADAGKPFEEAVKLPLKAILIAPSFLFIQEQRRFAEFPQSNDGQDHDHTPAGSNPYPISDHELAARLSFFLWVSIPDDELNALADAGRLSDPEVFEAQVKRMIADPKARRFAEDFADQWLNIASLRQSVEPDRQRFPEYDNDLREAMIREPIVTFTEVILSDRSLFELIDSEHVYVNARLARHYGVEGVEGEEFRAVPRPDPSRGGLLTTAGVLTLTSYPRRTSPVLRGKWVLEELLGTPPPPPPSSVGVLPEDDRPREGLTFRQRLEQHRSKPDCAACHAKLDPLGFGLEIFDPIGRIRTDIGGEPVDAQGVLTSGETFNGPAELKAILLKTKREAFLRNLAKRALSYALRRGLEPYDTPAIQTIVEALEANDHHASTLLLEVTRSYPFRHRRDQPPTLEAVGVSSD, from the coding sequence ATGCGATTCGCCAGGTTGACGCCCGCCGCAACCGACGAGCGTCCAAATATCGGACCCACCGCCCTCGCCGCGTGGTGTCTGGTCGGACTCCACCTCGGATCGTTCGCCGAGGCGACCCCGGTTGCCCAAGAGTCCGAACCGTCCGCCGGGTCGCCCTCGCGGTTCGAAGCCTCGGTGCGACCGCTTCTGGTCAAGCATTGTCTAGACTGTCACAACGCGGTTCGCAAAAAGGGAGGGATTGACCTGGATCAGCCGGTGGACGACCACGCCGTAGGCCGCGATGCCGATTTCTGGCTGCGCGTCGCCGACGTGCTGGAGGATCGGTCGATGCCCCCAGCCGATCGGTCCCAACCCTCCGAAGAGGCCCGCCAAGCGGCGTTTCACACCCTAGAGGCGCTCATCAACGAGGCCCAACGGCCCAACGACCCTGGACCTGGACCCATCCAACGGTTGACCCATCGCCAATACGACTACGCGCTGTTCGACTTGCTGGGGATCACCGAGCCCCTCTCCAAACGGTTCCCCGCCGACGGAGCCGGCGGGGAAGGGTTCCAAAACAATGGGTCCACCCTGTTCGTGCCCCCGATCTTGTTGGAACAGTACCTTGCCGCCGCCTCGCAAGCCGTTGAAACCGCCGATCCGTCCCGCTACCTGGTCGCGCGCCCCGGCGGCGACTCGGGTTTGGAACCACGCCAGGCCGCCCGCGCCGTGCTGGCCCGGTTCGCCCGCAAAGCATTCCGCCGCCCGATCGACGACGCCGAACTCGAACGCCTGCTCACGCTTTACCAGAAGGCCGCCGACGCGGGCAAACCATTCGAGGAGGCGGTCAAGCTGCCGCTCAAAGCCATTCTGATCGCGCCGAGCTTCCTGTTCATCCAGGAACAACGCCGCTTTGCCGAATTCCCTCAATCCAACGACGGCCAGGATCACGACCACACCCCCGCCGGGTCCAATCCCTATCCAATCTCCGACCACGAACTGGCCGCGCGGCTGTCGTTCTTTTTGTGGGTCTCGATCCCCGACGATGAACTCAACGCCCTGGCCGACGCCGGACGCCTCAGCGATCCCGAGGTGTTTGAAGCCCAGGTCAAACGCATGATCGCCGACCCCAAAGCACGACGCTTCGCCGAGGACTTCGCCGACCAATGGCTCAATATCGCCAGCCTTCGCCAATCGGTCGAGCCAGATCGCCAACGCTTCCCCGAATACGACAATGACCTGCGCGAAGCGATGATCCGAGAACCCATCGTAACCTTCACGGAAGTGATTCTAAGTGATCGCTCACTTTTTGAATTGATTGATTCTGAACATGTTTACGTTAACGCCCGTCTTGCTCGTCACTACGGTGTTGAGGGAGTCGAAGGGGAGGAGTTCCGGGCGGTACCGCGTCCTGACCCGTCGCGTGGGGGATTATTGACGACGGCGGGGGTGTTGACGCTCACCTCGTACCCGCGTCGCACCAGTCCGGTGCTGCGGGGCAAGTGGGTGCTGGAAGAACTGCTGGGCACCCCGCCGCCGCCCCCGCCATCCAGTGTGGGGGTGCTGCCGGAGGACGACCGGCCCCGTGAAGGATTGACCTTCCGGCAACGTCTCGAACAACACCGCTCCAAGCCCGACTGCGCCGCCTGCCACGCCAAGCTCGATCCCCTGGGCTTTGGCCTGGAAATCTTCGACCCGATCGGACGGATCCGAACCGACATCGGTGGCGAGCCGGTGGACGCCCAAGGGGTGCTGACCAGCGGCGAAACCTTCAACGGGCCGGCCGAACTCAAGGCGATCCTGCTCAAGACCAAGCGCGAGGCGTTCCTTCGCAACCTCGCCAAGCGCGCCTTGTCGTATGCCCTGCGCCGCGGTTTGGAACCCTACGACACCCCGGCCATTCAAACCATTGTGGAAGCTCTGGAGGCCAACGACCACCACGCCTCGACCCTTTTGCTGGAAGTGACCCGGTCGTATCCGTTCCGACATCGCCGCGATCAGCCACCGACCTTGGAGGCGGTGGGGGTGTCCTCCGACTAA
- a CDS encoding DUF1552 domain-containing protein, with product MSSSFRRISRRTVLRGAGVALALPWLEAMGPLTRLGRAAEHSLGEGTKLEGPPVRVAFLYMANGVNPHSWTPQGEGTDWQPSPILKPLVERGLKDDVLVLSNLWNAATRSGDGHYVKEAAWLCGTTITRTTGVDLCSGGTSVDQVIARRLGHLTPLPSLELGCEPTSTGVDQVVGYTRVYGAHLSWATPTTPLAKEINPKLAFDRLFRRHNAERSTTPEEDRSLLDLALEDARALKRRLGRADQVKVEEYLESVRAVEARIAHEASERAARYRDDPAARADIESLGGRVDLYAMDPGRLRERTADHTEHVRLMMDIIALAFQTDTTRVATFMFGNAVSNKNFSFLEGVSGGHHENSHHENQADKLAHYERIAAWHVEQYAYLLDKLRSISEGEGTLLDHAMIQFGSALRDGNTHNPHNLPIVVGGRAGGRLTTGRHLIYPKDTPLANLYVAMLDRAGAPVEHFADSQGPLANLEV from the coding sequence ATGAGTTCCTCGTTTCGTCGGATCAGTCGCCGCACCGTGTTGCGCGGCGCGGGGGTGGCCCTCGCGCTACCCTGGTTAGAGGCGATGGGTCCCTTGACCCGTTTGGGCCGAGCGGCGGAGCACAGCCTCGGCGAGGGAACCAAGCTGGAGGGTCCGCCGGTGCGTGTGGCGTTCCTCTACATGGCCAACGGGGTCAATCCCCACTCGTGGACTCCCCAAGGCGAAGGGACCGATTGGCAACCCTCGCCGATCCTCAAGCCTCTGGTCGAGCGCGGGCTCAAAGACGACGTGCTGGTCCTGTCCAACCTTTGGAACGCCGCGACCCGCTCGGGCGACGGCCACTACGTCAAGGAAGCAGCCTGGCTCTGCGGCACGACCATCACCCGCACCACCGGGGTCGATCTCTGCTCAGGCGGCACCTCGGTCGATCAAGTGATCGCCCGACGCCTCGGTCACCTCACCCCGCTGCCCTCGCTGGAACTGGGATGCGAGCCCACCTCCACCGGGGTCGATCAGGTCGTCGGCTACACTCGGGTCTATGGCGCTCATCTTTCCTGGGCGACTCCCACGACGCCGCTGGCCAAGGAGATCAACCCCAAACTCGCCTTCGATCGCCTGTTCCGCCGCCACAACGCCGAACGCTCCACCACCCCCGAGGAGGACCGCAGCCTGCTTGACCTGGCTTTAGAGGACGCCCGCGCCCTCAAGCGGCGCCTCGGACGGGCCGATCAAGTCAAAGTCGAGGAATATCTCGAATCGGTGCGGGCGGTCGAGGCGCGGATTGCCCACGAGGCGTCCGAGCGGGCAGCGCGCTACCGGGACGATCCGGCAGCGCGAGCCGACATCGAATCGCTCGGCGGGCGGGTTGATCTCTACGCGATGGACCCCGGACGGCTCCGCGAACGCACCGCTGACCACACCGAGCACGTGCGCTTGATGATGGACATCATCGCTCTGGCGTTCCAGACCGACACCACCCGAGTGGCGACCTTTATGTTCGGCAACGCCGTGAGCAACAAGAACTTCTCCTTCCTAGAGGGAGTCAGCGGCGGCCACCACGAAAACTCCCACCACGAGAACCAGGCCGACAAGCTCGCCCACTACGAACGGATCGCTGCCTGGCACGTCGAGCAATACGCCTACCTGCTGGACAAGCTGCGTTCCATCTCTGAAGGCGAGGGCACACTGCTGGACCACGCCATGATCCAATTTGGTTCGGCCCTTCGGGACGGTAACACCCACAACCCCCACAACCTACCGATCGTGGTGGGTGGACGCGCGGGCGGTCGTCTGACTACCGGACGCCACTTGATCTATCCCAAGGACACCCCACTAGCCAACCTCTATGTGGCCATGTTGGACCGCGCTGGCGCGCCGGTCGAGCATTTCGCCGACAGCCAGGGGCCCCTGGCCAATTTGGAGGTCTAG
- a CDS encoding efflux RND transporter periplasmic adaptor subunit → MGWGETLQFLAALSVTLGVLGFLLVSSSTTPPSETVEEPRPVSELVQVIGPGQIRVEPDGPFASKIEVVSVTRETRADPILTVTGRVAASLRPLNGTGTPQWQFDSPADLTAFTEWERAKADVEFAQIQLVQVRQLAAARIDAQRKLVERLEKLVVAGSETPRDLATERAALIEVQITGRREIHEAETALRIARRLEAAQIRQLQQSGLDPTLLESVSPNYDLVIADVPEAMVSRVRVGQGCSAVFFGLPDRVFQGRVQSIAPVLSPERRSLRVQFLIDDFDDELRPGMFAEIGLGTDLHDALLIPAEAVLHLGRFDYVLAANLQTEHVWNVTRVVVGEPREGRIEVLAGLSQQDRVVGSGAILFKPMMREALQLTARNGSSNDEVAVEVPLENEADSVTGPEPGSAGLPDQAAEVRP, encoded by the coding sequence ATGGGATGGGGCGAGACGCTGCAATTCCTTGCTGCTTTGAGCGTCACCCTCGGCGTTCTAGGATTCCTCCTGGTCTCCTCTTCGACCACCCCGCCGTCTGAGACGGTCGAGGAACCGCGTCCTGTTTCGGAATTGGTTCAGGTGATCGGTCCAGGTCAAATCCGGGTCGAGCCGGACGGACCATTTGCCTCCAAAATTGAAGTGGTTTCCGTCACCCGGGAAACCCGAGCCGACCCAATCCTGACCGTGACCGGACGGGTGGCCGCTAGCTTGCGTCCCCTCAACGGAACTGGCACCCCACAATGGCAGTTCGACTCGCCCGCGGACCTGACCGCCTTCACCGAGTGGGAACGCGCCAAGGCCGACGTGGAGTTCGCCCAAATCCAATTGGTCCAGGTCCGTCAACTGGCCGCCGCCCGGATCGACGCCCAACGCAAGTTGGTTGAACGTCTGGAAAAGCTGGTCGTCGCCGGTTCGGAAACACCCCGCGACCTGGCCACCGAACGCGCTGCCTTGATCGAAGTCCAGATTACTGGACGCCGCGAAATCCATGAAGCCGAGACCGCGTTGCGCATCGCTCGTCGTTTGGAGGCGGCTCAAATCCGCCAGCTTCAGCAATCCGGCCTAGACCCGACGCTGTTGGAATCGGTCTCGCCCAACTACGACCTAGTGATCGCCGACGTGCCGGAGGCGATGGTCAGTCGGGTACGGGTCGGTCAGGGATGCAGCGCTGTGTTTTTCGGTCTTCCCGATCGGGTATTCCAAGGTCGGGTCCAAAGCATCGCGCCAGTACTTTCGCCGGAACGTCGTTCACTCCGGGTCCAGTTCCTCATCGACGATTTCGACGATGAACTACGCCCCGGCATGTTCGCCGAGATCGGCCTGGGAACCGATCTCCACGACGCGCTTTTGATTCCCGCCGAGGCGGTGCTGCATTTAGGACGCTTCGACTACGTGTTGGCGGCCAATCTCCAAACCGAACACGTCTGGAACGTCACACGAGTCGTGGTCGGAGAACCCCGCGAGGGTCGCATCGAGGTGCTGGCCGGTCTGTCTCAACAAGATCGGGTGGTCGGCTCCGGGGCGATCCTGTTCAAACCGATGATGCGGGAAGCGCTCCAGCTGACCGCGCGGAACGGATCCTCCAACGACGAGGTTGCGGTCGAAGTTCCCTTGGAAAACGAGGCGGATTCCGTAACCGGACCCGAGCCGGGCTCCGCCGGGCTGCCTGACCAAGCCGCGGAGGTCCGACCATGA
- a CDS encoding TolC family protein, with product MVWAFLGCGSRKEAPVAPHGLVALLDRWEQANSTLAVETGQPTAESKPTEPAQTTQDAQAARAEWRDEGQEDGPARGGTEAYPSSSETSLPAPLLQDDIRLDEEGQGGTTDLEPRAPAPASILDLNDDVPFERNAKGLTLDQTINIVLLADPELRVGFEAINQANAEALTAFLAPNPTINVNQSLLPLVRPFTEDRQGGPPQLDVGVEYPIDWFVFGKRAAALQAATLNTQISEAEYADLVRRRVLDATILYYDVLEAEALRDLARQDVRHFQTVETITRRAVQAGGRPRVELDRVRLERLRSEQTLREAQRQLVASLAALGERLGATQDTPPLQLAGTLETIEPILTPPSVREGFELAFRMRPDLEAARLKITQADAELLAETRNALPELVTRFGYTRQFQRRAIGFPDADSWGVGLDFTVPLFNRNQGQRARAASVVVQSQAELRAALVGLYAELVEADQALRTAAENVRAVAQDQLELATRVRDTLTQAYQEGGRPLLDVVDAQRDFRETTRLFIESRADYARALARYNATLGTRLSP from the coding sequence ATGGTGTGGGCGTTCTTGGGATGCGGGTCGCGCAAGGAGGCTCCAGTCGCGCCTCACGGATTGGTCGCGTTGCTGGACCGCTGGGAACAGGCCAACTCCACCCTTGCCGTCGAGACTGGCCAACCAACCGCCGAGTCCAAGCCCACCGAACCGGCTCAGACCACGCAGGACGCGCAAGCAGCGCGGGCGGAGTGGCGGGACGAGGGCCAGGAGGATGGACCCGCGCGGGGAGGAACCGAAGCGTATCCCTCGTCCAGCGAGACGAGCCTGCCGGCCCCTCTGCTGCAAGACGACATCAGACTCGATGAAGAAGGCCAGGGAGGAACCACCGACCTTGAACCACGCGCTCCCGCACCCGCGTCGATCCTCGACTTGAACGACGACGTCCCCTTTGAGCGCAACGCGAAGGGACTCACGCTCGACCAAACTATTAACATCGTGTTGCTGGCCGATCCCGAGCTCCGAGTCGGCTTCGAGGCGATCAATCAGGCCAACGCCGAGGCTCTGACCGCCTTCCTCGCGCCCAACCCAACGATCAACGTCAATCAGTCCCTCCTGCCTCTGGTGCGTCCCTTCACCGAGGACCGCCAGGGTGGTCCCCCTCAACTCGACGTGGGGGTCGAATATCCGATCGACTGGTTCGTGTTCGGCAAACGAGCCGCCGCGCTCCAGGCCGCCACCTTGAACACGCAGATCTCGGAAGCGGAATACGCCGACTTGGTCCGCCGTCGGGTGCTGGACGCGACGATCTTGTATTACGACGTGTTGGAGGCCGAGGCACTCCGAGACCTCGCTCGACAAGATGTTCGCCACTTCCAAACCGTGGAAACCATCACACGACGCGCCGTTCAAGCCGGCGGTCGTCCCCGGGTGGAACTCGATCGGGTCCGTTTGGAGCGTCTGCGTTCCGAACAGACCCTCCGCGAAGCCCAGCGACAGTTGGTCGCGTCGCTAGCCGCCTTAGGCGAACGTCTGGGTGCGACCCAGGATACGCCTCCCTTGCAACTGGCTGGGACACTCGAGACAATCGAACCGATTCTCACCCCGCCTTCGGTTCGAGAAGGTTTCGAGCTGGCGTTCCGTATGCGACCGGACTTGGAAGCAGCGCGTCTGAAAATCACCCAGGCCGACGCCGAACTTCTGGCCGAAACCCGCAACGCTCTGCCCGAATTGGTCACACGGTTCGGCTACACCCGCCAATTCCAGCGCCGGGCGATCGGATTTCCCGATGCTGACTCCTGGGGGGTCGGCCTTGACTTCACCGTGCCCTTGTTCAACCGCAACCAGGGTCAACGCGCTCGAGCCGCCTCGGTGGTGGTTCAAAGCCAGGCCGAATTGCGCGCGGCCTTGGTGGGGCTGTACGCAGAACTCGTCGAAGCGGACCAGGCACTCCGCACCGCCGCCGAGAATGTCCGGGCCGTCGCACAGGATCAGCTTGAACTCGCCACCCGGGTGCGTGACACCTTGACTCAAGCCTATCAGGAAGGGGGGCGGCCCTTGCTCGACGTGGTAGACGCCCAACGCGACTTCCGCGAAACCACCCGTCTCTTCATTGAAAGCCGCGCCGATTACGCCCGCGCTCTGGCTCGCTACAACGCCACTCTGGGAACACGTTTGTCCCCTTGA
- a CDS encoding aminotransferase-like domain-containing protein gives MTTSTRLAELGLSDSGRRTTPPPISTLMQSALANPNLISLAAGFVDPETLPTALVGDIVAEFAHDPALGRQALQYGSTGGSPDLRWRMLAEMEREDRVAEGTYAAAFERTLLTTGSQQLLSLAADALLDPGDIVLVDSPTYFVFLGMMASRGVRTIGIETDEGGLNPEALAEKLAELEATGELARVKMVSVVSEHSNPTGVSLLADRRLPLVETVRRFSERAGRRIVLIEDAAYRGLGFDPEAPEPPSLFALDPQGEVVLHARTFSKTFSPGMKVGFGVVPVGLIGPLLALKGNQDFGSAHLNQVILSRAMANDRYHEHRRRVVAAYRRKRDVVLEALEEEFGPSGSVGISWTVPQGGMYVWLTLPETIDTGPQGDLFERACREGVLYVPGEFCFAAEPTPPRHHIRLCYGLPPVSALSEGIARLATAIRGRLDQIAVSGDALAAR, from the coding sequence ATGACGACTTCGACGCGCTTGGCCGAGTTGGGATTGAGTGACTCTGGACGCCGTACCACCCCGCCGCCGATCAGCACGTTGATGCAGTCGGCCCTTGCCAACCCCAACCTGATTTCGTTGGCCGCCGGGTTCGTCGATCCTGAAACCCTGCCCACCGCCCTGGTGGGCGACATCGTGGCCGAATTCGCCCATGATCCGGCGCTGGGACGCCAGGCGCTCCAGTATGGTTCGACCGGCGGCTCGCCCGATCTGCGATGGCGGATGCTGGCCGAGATGGAGCGGGAAGATCGGGTGGCGGAGGGAACCTACGCCGCGGCCTTCGAGCGGACTCTGCTGACCACCGGCTCCCAACAGCTGCTCTCCCTGGCCGCCGACGCGCTGCTCGACCCCGGCGACATTGTGTTGGTCGATTCACCCACCTACTTCGTGTTTCTGGGGATGATGGCCTCCCGAGGAGTGCGGACCATCGGAATCGAGACCGACGAGGGGGGACTCAACCCCGAGGCTTTGGCAGAGAAGCTCGCCGAGTTGGAAGCTACGGGGGAACTCGCCCGGGTCAAGATGGTGTCGGTCGTCAGCGAGCATTCCAACCCGACCGGGGTCAGTCTCTTGGCTGATCGCCGTCTTCCGCTGGTCGAGACCGTGCGGCGGTTCTCCGAACGGGCCGGGCGGCGGATTGTGCTGATTGAGGACGCGGCCTATCGCGGTTTGGGCTTCGATCCCGAAGCACCCGAGCCTCCCAGTTTGTTCGCGCTCGATCCCCAGGGCGAGGTGGTGCTGCACGCGCGAACCTTCAGCAAAACGTTCAGCCCTGGCATGAAGGTGGGCTTCGGCGTGGTGCCGGTCGGCCTGATTGGGCCGTTGCTGGCGCTGAAGGGGAACCAGGATTTCGGCTCAGCGCACTTGAACCAAGTCATCTTGAGCCGGGCGATGGCCAATGATCGTTACCATGAGCATCGTCGGCGCGTGGTCGCGGCTTATCGTCGCAAACGCGACGTGGTTTTGGAGGCGCTGGAGGAGGAGTTTGGTCCCAGCGGTTCGGTAGGGATCTCCTGGACAGTTCCCCAGGGCGGGATGTACGTTTGGTTGACCTTGCCGGAGACAATCGACACCGGACCACAGGGCGACCTGTTCGAGCGGGCTTGTCGAGAAGGGGTGTTGTACGTGCCGGGCGAGTTTTGCTTCGCCGCCGAACCGACCCCGCCCCGCCACCACATTCGCCTTTGCTACGGTCTGCCGCCGGTTTCGGCTCTGTCCGAAGGAATCGCCCGACTGGCCACGGCGATTCGGGGTCGCCTTGATCAAATCGCCGTTTCCGGCGATGCTCTGGCCGCGCGTTGA
- a CDS encoding LptF/LptG family permease, with translation MLGIGILQRYVIRQLLGSFALALLAISSIIVLFLVMAEAAKAGLGLDQIVQIAPYLIPGTLPYTVPVALLFSVTVVYGRLAGDNEITAVKAAGLSVWTVLWPCILLSIVLSGALYLAASHVIPEANHAVKRVIFSNYEQTFTTFLRRDRILNNPNWPFVIIVKDMEGDDLIAPVFKRRAKINGRDGFDLNIVAKRARLSFDMERAMVRVFLVDATIQPLEVPPEELLKNDALRAPLPRDAGDARTIAAIIAREGVFDRPDSLYRIEARGVSDRTLIEPVVRRKGRDGDSDLVVTGETAVLADLADRPGLLITFEDPSVRARSRASDVGFINEQILEFPLPANVRVSLPPKIVQEMNADELLDKQAELRELRRNERIRQAVAASMWIASGRLQRVNWPEVNRAFREYDDWDYYDRKLETEKQMRIALSCGPFFFALLGAPVGILFAKRDYLSAFITCFLPIILIYYPLTLLGINLGKEGVLDPMIALWMGNLTLSVLAGLVLPNVMRH, from the coding sequence GTGTTGGGCATCGGCATCCTTCAGCGCTACGTCATCCGTCAGTTGTTGGGCAGCTTCGCGCTGGCCCTGCTGGCGATTAGTTCCATCATCGTGTTGTTCCTGGTGATGGCCGAGGCAGCCAAGGCCGGTCTCGGGTTGGATCAAATCGTTCAAATCGCCCCCTACTTGATTCCCGGCACGCTGCCCTACACCGTGCCCGTAGCGCTGCTGTTTTCGGTGACGGTGGTGTACGGCCGGCTCGCTGGCGACAACGAAATCACCGCCGTCAAGGCAGCCGGCTTGAGCGTTTGGACGGTGCTTTGGCCCTGCATCCTGCTCTCGATCGTGTTAAGCGGGGCGTTGTACCTGGCCGCGTCTCATGTGATCCCCGAGGCCAACCACGCCGTCAAGCGGGTCATCTTCTCCAATTACGAACAGACGTTCACAACATTTCTGAGGCGCGACCGCATTCTCAACAACCCCAACTGGCCGTTTGTGATCATTGTTAAGGACATGGAGGGGGACGATCTGATTGCGCCGGTGTTCAAGCGTCGGGCCAAGATCAATGGCCGTGACGGCTTCGACCTGAACATCGTCGCCAAGCGGGCACGGTTGTCGTTCGACATGGAACGGGCGATGGTTCGGGTCTTTCTGGTAGACGCCACAATCCAACCGCTGGAGGTGCCGCCCGAGGAGTTGCTCAAGAACGACGCCCTGCGCGCTCCATTGCCCCGCGACGCTGGCGACGCCCGGACGATCGCCGCGATCATCGCCCGGGAGGGAGTCTTCGATCGTCCCGACTCGCTGTATCGGATCGAAGCCCGCGGCGTGTCGGATCGGACACTGATCGAGCCGGTAGTGCGTCGCAAGGGCCGCGACGGGGACTCCGATCTGGTCGTCACCGGCGAGACGGCCGTTCTGGCCGATTTGGCCGACCGCCCCGGCCTGTTGATCACCTTCGAGGATCCTAGCGTCCGCGCCCGCAGCCGCGCTTCCGATGTTGGGTTCATTAATGAACAAATCCTCGAATTCCCATTGCCGGCTAATGTGAGGGTCTCGCTGCCGCCCAAGATCGTCCAGGAAATGAACGCCGACGAATTGTTGGACAAGCAGGCCGAACTCCGCGAACTGAGGCGCAACGAGCGAATCCGTCAGGCGGTCGCGGCCTCCATGTGGATCGCCTCGGGCCGTCTCCAAAGGGTCAACTGGCCAGAGGTCAACCGTGCCTTCCGTGAGTATGACGATTGGGACTACTACGACCGCAAGCTCGAGACCGAAAAACAAATGCGTATCGCTCTGTCGTGCGGGCCGTTTTTCTTCGCCCTGCTGGGAGCTCCGGTGGGCATCCTGTTCGCCAAACGTGACTACCTCAGCGCGTTCATAACCTGCTTCCTACCCATCATCCTGATTTACTACCCACTGACTTTGCTGGGAATCAACCTGGGCAAGGAAGGGGTGCTTGACCCGATGATCGCGCTTTGGATGGGGAATTTGACCCTTTCGGTACTAGCCGGTCTCGTCTTGCCCAACGTGATGCGGCACTGA
- a CDS encoding tyrosine phosphatase: MSFQGNESKANEQTLGEAVRSGAACCVAGGWRSLWPFGFLAVWLAYAIFTVLYFPNEADPEFPQVVRPTLSPWPPAAYRLAEPGDTIDRAAMYAASVALIYATVGLIWALAERTRRRTEGAAWGTAWVVSFLLYFDSCAPYPTWDGWHGWNWRAAFDSKTPTALRIALGGGLVGLLGLAALLAAREGRGWVARARRAEGRVKALLGLALILVGLRLVEWPNPEPIGYWPRWCGFGGIASWAAVLLLSFPRLTLGRWTWPARGAALGGLGLLVAFGGFGFWHHRPLGRFKEVEAGRLYMSAMPTAEGLELAHARHGFKTIINLFPEATLGRHPDSEAEQRFARTHGIRYLESPGRVELNGAFLRETLDLTRDPAAWPILVHCHACMDRTPAWVGFFRYREKGWELKEVWKAIEQHRGLRPKATVFLLYHHVIPRLGVTWPDPAPFTAWLAGLTRGVPDPYDGMLPDPVPAIDPIGSPPARLAADGQQPPDALTRSEPNAATAPPVRR; the protein is encoded by the coding sequence ATGTCATTTCAAGGGAACGAGTCGAAGGCCAACGAACAGACTTTAGGGGAGGCTGTCCGGAGCGGGGCGGCGTGCTGTGTCGCTGGCGGCTGGCGATCGCTTTGGCCGTTCGGGTTCCTTGCCGTGTGGTTGGCCTACGCGATTTTCACCGTGCTGTACTTTCCCAACGAGGCCGACCCCGAGTTTCCCCAGGTGGTTCGACCGACCCTCAGCCCGTGGCCTCCGGCGGCCTACCGTTTGGCCGAGCCGGGCGACACCATCGACCGCGCCGCGATGTACGCCGCTTCGGTCGCTTTGATCTATGCGACGGTGGGTCTAATCTGGGCGTTGGCCGAGCGGACCCGGCGACGAACCGAGGGCGCGGCGTGGGGGACCGCATGGGTGGTCTCCTTCCTGCTCTACTTCGACTCGTGCGCTCCTTACCCAACCTGGGATGGTTGGCATGGCTGGAACTGGCGGGCCGCGTTCGACTCGAAGACACCCACCGCGTTGCGGATCGCTTTGGGAGGTGGTTTGGTTGGGTTGCTCGGACTGGCGGCGTTGCTGGCAGCCCGCGAGGGTCGGGGCTGGGTCGCGCGGGCGCGACGCGCTGAGGGGCGGGTCAAGGCGTTGTTGGGGCTGGCCTTGATCCTGGTGGGCCTGCGTTTGGTCGAATGGCCCAACCCCGAACCGATCGGCTATTGGCCACGTTGGTGCGGCTTTGGGGGGATTGCCTCGTGGGCGGCAGTGCTGTTGCTCAGCTTTCCCCGCCTGACCTTGGGCCGCTGGACCTGGCCGGCGCGAGGGGCGGCGCTGGGGGGGCTGGGTCTTCTGGTGGCCTTTGGCGGGTTCGGCTTCTGGCACCATCGGCCCCTGGGCCGTTTCAAGGAGGTTGAGGCGGGACGGCTCTACATGTCGGCTATGCCGACCGCGGAGGGGCTGGAACTGGCCCACGCCCGCCACGGCTTCAAGACAATCATCAACCTCTTTCCCGAAGCGACCTTGGGTCGGCACCCCGACTCCGAGGCCGAGCAACGCTTCGCCCGTACGCACGGCATCCGTTATCTGGAGAGTCCCGGACGAGTAGAACTCAACGGCGCGTTTTTGCGGGAGACGCTTGACCTGACCCGCGACCCCGCGGCCTGGCCGATTTTGGTCCACTGCCACGCCTGCATGGATCGGACCCCGGCCTGGGTGGGCTTCTTCCGCTATCGGGAGAAGGGCTGGGAGTTGAAGGAGGTTTGGAAGGCGATCGAACAACATCGCGGTCTGCGACCCAAGGCGACGGTCTTTTTGCTGTATCACCATGTCATTCCACGACTTGGAGTGACCTGGCCAGATCCGGCTCCGTTCACGGCGTGGTTGGCGGGGCTGACGCGGGGGGTGCCCGATCCGTATGATGGGATGCTACCCGATCCAGTTCCGGCGATTGACCCGATCGGCTCGCCGCCGGCCCGTTTGGCCGCCGATGGCCAGCAACCGCCCGACGCGCTCACGCGATCCGAACCGAACGCCGCCACCGCCCCTCCGGTTCGACGATGA